From a region of the Lactuca sativa cultivar Salinas chromosome 4, Lsat_Salinas_v11, whole genome shotgun sequence genome:
- the LOC111902722 gene encoding transcription factor Pur-alpha 1 — MEFNSGGYGGAGCGGNDLELLCKTLQVEHKLFYFNLKENPRSRYLKISEKTSGTRSTVIVPFNGISWFFDNTNYYVTSDDQDISSKEVQFDSKVFYFDIEENRRGRFLKVSGASVSRNRSTIIVPAESTRDEGWCAFRNILEETNEESKLFVLPIQENGTINKGAEEGANQSIHQGHKSKKTSVETDKKQSEVTSCTSSSMMEGQVPKVVPVESSKIPDVALGSSESGHVPILLTSKNTPASKRPSVSPSPAVLKHEFLAKGI; from the exons ATGGAGTTTAACTCTGGCGGCTACGGAGGTGCAGGATGCGGTGGGAATGACTTGGAGCTATTGTGTAAGACGTTACAAGTGGAGCATAAGCTGTTTTACTTTAATCTCAAGGAGAATCCACGCAGTCGTTACCTGAAGATATCAGAGAAGACGTCGGGGACAAGGTCAACCGTAATCGTACCTTTCAATGGAATCTCTTGGTTCTTTGATAACACCAACTACTACGTCACTTCTGATGACCAAGATATTTCTAGCAAGGAAGTCCAGTTTGATAGCAAG GTGTTTTACTTTGACATTGAGGAAAACAGGAGGGGTCGGTTTCTCAAA GTATCCGGAGCATCCGTTAGTAGAAACAGGAGTACTATCATTGTCCCAGCTGAAAGCACTAGAGATGAAGGGTGGTGTGCATTCAGGAACATCTTGGAAGAAACAAATGAAGAATCTAAGCTTTTTGTTCTTCCCATTCAG GAAAACGGGACAATCAATAAAGGTGCAGAGGAAGGGGCAAATCAGTCAATTCATCAAGGTCATAAGAGTAAAAAGACATCTGTTGAAACTGATAAGAAGCAATCTGAAGTGACTTCATGTACATCTAGTAGTATGATGGAGGGCCAAGTGCCAAAGGTTGTTCCTGTTGAGTCAAGTAAGATCCCAGATGTTGCCTTAGGTTCTTCTGAAAGTGGACATGTTCCAATCTTGTTGACTTCCAAGAACACACCTGCATCAAAGAGACCATCAGTATCACCTTCACCAGCTGTATTGAAGCATGAATTCTTAGCAAAAGGGATTTGA